Part of the Sinomonas atrocyanea genome is shown below.
GGCGGGGCCGCCAAGGTCCTCGACTGGCTCGAGGAGTGGCACCAGACGGAGTGGCCCGAGCTCGACGTGAACTTCACCTCCGTGACGGAGCAGTGGACCACAGTCGCCGTGGTCGGCCCGAAGTCCCGCGCAGTGATCGCCAAGGTCGCCCCGGAGCTCGACGTCGACAACGACGCGTTCGGCTTCATGGCCTGGCGCGACACCGTCCTCGCCTCCGGCATCCCCGCCCGCGTGTGCCGCATCTCGTTCTCCGGCGAGCTCGCCTACGAGATCAACGTCGCCGCCTGGTACGGGCTGCAGGTGTGGGAGGACGTGGCCGAGGCCGGCGCCGAGTTCGACATCACCCCGTACGGCACCGAGACCATGCACGTGCTGCGCGCCGAGAAGGGCTACCCGATCGTCGGCCAGGACACGGACGGCACGGTCACCCCGCAGGACGCCGGCATGGAGTGGATCGTCTCCAAGGTCAAGGACTTCGTGGGCAGGCGCTCGTACTCGCGCCTCGACACGGCGCGCACGGACCGCAAGCACCTCGTGTCCCTCCTGCCCGTCGATCCCGCCTTCCGCCTGCCGGAGGGGACCCAGCTGGTCGAGCAGGGGATCTCCCTCAACCCCGCCTACGGGCCCGTGCCCATGCAGGGCCACGTCACGTCGAGCTACCACTCGGCGGCGCTGGGGCGCTCCTTCGCCCTGGCACTCATCAAGAACGGCCGCAACCGCATCGGCGAGACGCTCACCGCCGTCGCCGGGGACCGGCTCGTTGACGTCCTGGTCGGTGAAACCGTCCTCTTTGACCCCGAAGGGAAGCGCCGTGATGGCTGAGACGATTGAAGTGACTGCGCCCGCGACCAGCTCCGGTGCGCCGACCCTGCGCCGCAGCCCCGCGGCCCACCTCGCCGGCGCGTTCGCCGCGGCGGCCGTCGCCGGTGACCGGGGCGTCTCGGTCCGCGAGGTCCCGTTCCTGGCCCAGCTGGGCCTGCGCGCGGTGCCCGGGTCCGAGGGGGCCGCAGCGCTCGAGGCCGCGCTCGGCGGCACCCTGCCCACCGGGCACGGGAGGACCACCGCCGGCGGCGGCTACACCATCCTGTGGATCGGGCCGGACGAGTTCCTCGCGGTGGCGGACGAGACCCCGACCTCCGCGGGCGAGGACCGCGGACCCGCCGAGGCCGCCCGGGTCGGCGCAGCGCTCGGCGAGGCCGGCACGCGCACCCCGGGCGCCGTCGTCGACCTCTCCGCCAACCGGACCACGTTCGAGCTCACCGGTCCGAGCGCCCGCGCGGTGCTGGAGAAGGGCGTCTCGTTCGACCTGCACCCTCGGCACTTCGCCGCCGGAACGGCCATCGCGACGGTCCTGGACCACGTGCCGGTCCTCGTGTGGAAGACGGGGGAGGAGACGTACCGCGTCCTGCCGCGCGCGTCCTTCGCCGACCATGTGGGCCGCTGGCTCATCGACGCGATGCGCGAGTTCGCGGCGCCGGAGGTGCGGTAGCCGATGGCCGGCCAGGCGCGCGAGTACGTCCTGACGCTCGACTGCGCCGAGGGACCCGGGATCGTGTACGCGGTCTCCGGGTTCCTCGCCGAGCGCGGGTGCGACATCGTTGACATCAAGCAGTTCGGGGACCGCCGCGGCGGCCACTTCTTCATGCGGGTCCACTTCGAGGCCCCCGCCTCCGCACACGGCGCCGCCGGCGCGGACGCGGACGCGGACGACGACGGCGATCGCCTCCGCGCGGAGTTCGCCCCGGTCGCGGAGCGGTTCGGGATGGAGTGGAAGCTGCGCCCGGAGGGCGAGCGGACGCGCGTGCTGCTCATGGTCTCCAAGTTCGGCCACTGCCTCAACGACCTGCTCTTCCGGGCGCGGGTGGGCGAGCTGCCGATCGAGATCGTGGGCGTGGTCTCCAACCACGAGGACCACCGCGGGCTGGTGGAGTGGCACGGCATCCCGTACCACCACATCCCGGTCACCAAGGAGACCAAGCCCGAGGCCGAGGCCAAGCTCCTGGCGCTCGTGGACGCGTACGCGGTGGAGCTCGTGGTGCTCGCCCGCTACATGCAGGTGCTCTCCGACCAGCTCGCCACGAAGATGGCGGGACGGGTGATCAACATCCACCACTCGTTCCTGCCCTCGTTCAAGGGCGCGAAGCCCTACCACCAGGCCTGGGAGCGCGGGGTCAAGACCGTGGGTGCCACCGCCCACTACGTCAACGCCGAGCTCGACGAGGGGCCGATCATCGCCCAGCAGGTCATCGACGTGGACCACACGCACGCTCCCGAGGACCTCGTGGCGGTGGGCCGCGATGCCGAGTGCAAGGCGCTGTCCAACGCGGTGCGCTGGCACTGCGAGGGGCGCGTGATCCTCAGCGGCAGCCGGACGGTGGTGCTGCGGTAGCCGCGGCGCCCGGGAAGGTCACCTCCCGGGGGCGTCCGTCCTGGCGACGGCGTCCCCCGGGAGGTGGCCTTCTGCCGTGCGGCCGGGCCTGCGACCGGCCCGCAGGCCCAGATAGCTGCCCACGAGCACGAGCAGGCCGCCGAGGAGGAGGGCCGGCGTGAGCGGCTCGGAGTCGAGCAGCGAGGAGACGATGACCGCGGGGATGGGCACGAACAGGAACTGGTAGGAGGTCGCCGAGGCGCTCCAGCGCCGCAGGACGTACAGGAACGCCGCGAAGAGGATGAGGGTCGAGACGACGAGAAAGCCGAACGCGGCGAACGTCGCCGCGCGCACGGGCACGGCCCAGCGCTCGCCGGCCAGAGGCGAGACCACGGCCAGGGCGGCAGCGCCCACCGCCATCCCCACGGCGTTGAGCGGCGCACCGGGGACCGGGGGGAACACCTTGACCACCACGGCCCCCGCGCCGATGGAGACCGCGGCTGCGACCATGCCCGCGATGCCCAGGAGCGAGGAGGCGGAGAACGCCGTCGTGCCCGCCCCGCTGACCACGGCGATGCCCGCGACGGCCACGAGGGTGCCCGCGAACCGGCGCCAGCTGAACCTCTCGACCCCGGCCCCGGCCGCGATCAGCAGCGTGGCGAGCGGCACCGAGGCGAGCACAATCTGCGCGAGGCCCGCGTGCACCTCGCGCAGGGCCTCGTAGATGAAGCCGTAGGCGAGGCCGAAGTTGAGCAGGCCGTACAGCAGCGCCCCCACGAGCGCCCGCCCTCGCGGCCACGCCTTCCGCCCGGCCGCCGCGATGGCGGCGAAGACCAGGCCGGCCACGGCGAACCGGACCGCTGCCCCGAACAGCGGGTCCAGCTCCCGGTTGCTGTAGCGGATGGCGACGGCGTTGCCGCCGGTGACCACCACGGCAGCGATGAACACGAGGACAGTACGCACGTCCACGCCCCGGCCGGCTGCAGCGCTCACGCCCCCAGTGTGCGCCCCGGGCGGCGTTCCCGGCTATCGGCGGTACTCGGGGTTCGGGTGGTCCGGGTTGGCCAGGTCCCAGTTCGCGACCACATTGCCATGCGCGGGGATGCCGCCGGCGTCCTTGAGCCGCCGGGCGGTGTGCAGCATGTTCCATGCCGCGAAGACCGCGTTCCGCGTGGTCCAGTGGTTGTGCGCGCCACGGTTGTCGTCGAGGTAGGACGGCCCCGGCCCGGCCTCGCCGTTCCAGTACGCGTCCGCCTGGGGCGGGATGGTGAAGCCGATGTGGCTGAGGGCGTACAGCAGCTGCGCGGCACAGTGCTTGCCGCCGTCCTCATTGCCGGTGACGATCACGCCGCCGACCTTCCCGTAGTACGCCCACTGGCCGCGCTCATTGGCCTCGCCCGAGTACCCGTACAGCCGCTCGACCACCTTCCGGGTCACGGAGGACTGGTCGCCCAGCCAGGTGGGGGTGGCGAGGACCACGATGTCCGCTGGCTCGATGAGCGAGCGGTACAGGTCCG
Proteins encoded:
- a CDS encoding sarcosine oxidase subunit gamma: MAETIEVTAPATSSGAPTLRRSPAAHLAGAFAAAAVAGDRGVSVREVPFLAQLGLRAVPGSEGAAALEAALGGTLPTGHGRTTAGGGYTILWIGPDEFLAVADETPTSAGEDRGPAEAARVGAALGEAGTRTPGAVVDLSANRTTFELTGPSARAVLEKGVSFDLHPRHFAAGTAIATVLDHVPVLVWKTGEETYRVLPRASFADHVGRWLIDAMREFAAPEVR
- a CDS encoding flavodoxin family protein, which produces MLPESVQAFIDAEIAASTADFSDLRAVYVNGTLKRSPEQSHTDGLIAVSRHVLEGVGARVDEIRAVDHDIPPGVYPDMREHGWEADAFPDLYRSLIEPADIVVLATPTWLGDQSSVTRKVVERLYGYSGEANERGQWAYYGKVGGVIVTGNEDGGKHCAAQLLYALSHIGFTIPPQADAYWNGEAGPGPSYLDDNRGAHNHWTTRNAVFAAWNMLHTARRLKDAGGIPAHGNVVANWDLANPDHPNPEYRR
- the purU gene encoding formyltetrahydrofolate deformylase produces the protein MAGQAREYVLTLDCAEGPGIVYAVSGFLAERGCDIVDIKQFGDRRGGHFFMRVHFEAPASAHGAAGADADADDDGDRLRAEFAPVAERFGMEWKLRPEGERTRVLLMVSKFGHCLNDLLFRARVGELPIEIVGVVSNHEDHRGLVEWHGIPYHHIPVTKETKPEAEAKLLALVDAYAVELVVLARYMQVLSDQLATKMAGRVINIHHSFLPSFKGAKPYHQAWERGVKTVGATAHYVNAELDEGPIIAQQVIDVDHTHAPEDLVAVGRDAECKALSNAVRWHCEGRVILSGSRTVVLR
- a CDS encoding DMT family transporter; this translates as MSAAAGRGVDVRTVLVFIAAVVVTGGNAVAIRYSNRELDPLFGAAVRFAVAGLVFAAIAAAGRKAWPRGRALVGALLYGLLNFGLAYGFIYEALREVHAGLAQIVLASVPLATLLIAAGAGVERFSWRRFAGTLVAVAGIAVVSGAGTTAFSASSLLGIAGMVAAAVSIGAGAVVVKVFPPVPGAPLNAVGMAVGAAALAVVSPLAGERWAVPVRAATFAAFGFLVVSTLILFAAFLYVLRRWSASATSYQFLFVPIPAVIVSSLLDSEPLTPALLLGGLLVLVGSYLGLRAGRRPGRTAEGHLPGDAVARTDAPGR